A genomic stretch from Spongiibacter nanhainus includes:
- a CDS encoding peptidoglycan DD-metalloendopeptidase family protein — MMIFNNDSQRHATLRKAAGKFPRRHLALAASTLLALGLSLLFLPGENAEAKRTAIPLNLELTPVAAIENETEEDVAAAPPVKAPEPEWSKVEVRPGDSLSSIFSRANLTPQELHEVLTTAPKAKALNKIQPGQTIAFQVDDDGALSAMSYQVDKLQSLVFERGVAGFTTTEVREKPEVRQRVASATITTSLYRAANEAGVSQNIIMELANIFGGVLDFVYDVRKDDFFIVIYEELYLHGEKLGSGQILAAQYFNQGRSFQAYRYIDAEGEVDYFSETGESMRKAFLRAPLDFTRISSRFDPKRLHPVFKTVRPHRGVDYAAPRGTPVYAAGDGRVIKSGYSKPNGNYVFIKHGEAYITKYLHLHKRAVGQGERVRQRETIGWVGSTGYATGPHLHYEFLVNGVHRNPATIVDKLPPPTRVGKSEMPDFLAQISGLQLQLRTYAAQRNYAADSGQG, encoded by the coding sequence ATGATGATATTCAACAACGACAGCCAACGGCATGCGACACTGCGAAAGGCGGCCGGCAAATTCCCCCGCCGCCATCTCGCCCTCGCCGCATCGACGCTCCTCGCTCTGGGGCTGTCGCTGCTATTTTTGCCCGGCGAAAACGCCGAGGCCAAGCGCACCGCTATCCCCCTCAACCTTGAGCTGACCCCGGTCGCCGCCATTGAAAACGAAACCGAGGAAGACGTGGCAGCGGCGCCGCCCGTCAAGGCCCCGGAGCCGGAATGGAGCAAAGTGGAAGTCCGCCCCGGCGACTCCTTATCCAGTATTTTCAGTCGCGCCAACCTGACGCCCCAGGAACTTCACGAAGTACTGACTACCGCGCCCAAGGCCAAGGCGCTCAACAAGATTCAACCCGGCCAAACCATCGCCTTCCAGGTGGATGACGACGGCGCACTGAGCGCCATGAGCTACCAAGTGGACAAATTGCAGAGCCTGGTGTTTGAGCGGGGTGTTGCCGGCTTTACCACCACCGAAGTGCGGGAGAAGCCGGAGGTTCGCCAGCGGGTTGCCAGCGCCACCATCACTACCTCGCTATATCGGGCCGCCAATGAGGCCGGTGTCAGCCAGAACATTATTATGGAGCTGGCCAACATCTTTGGCGGCGTGCTGGACTTTGTGTACGACGTGCGCAAAGACGACTTCTTTATCGTCATCTACGAAGAGCTCTACCTGCACGGTGAGAAGCTGGGCAGCGGGCAGATTCTAGCGGCGCAGTACTTTAATCAGGGCCGCTCCTTTCAGGCCTACCGTTACATCGACGCCGAGGGCGAGGTGGACTACTTCTCCGAGACCGGTGAAAGTATGCGCAAAGCCTTCCTGCGCGCGCCGCTGGACTTTACTCGTATCAGCTCCCGCTTCGACCCCAAGCGCCTGCACCCGGTGTTTAAAACCGTTCGCCCCCACCGCGGCGTCGATTACGCTGCGCCTCGAGGCACGCCGGTCTATGCCGCCGGGGATGGCCGGGTGATTAAGTCTGGCTATTCAAAACCCAACGGCAACTACGTGTTTATCAAGCACGGCGAGGCCTATATCACCAAATATCTTCACCTGCACAAGCGCGCTGTGGGCCAGGGTGAACGGGTCCGTCAACGCGAGACCATCGGCTGGGTGGGCTCAACCGGTTATGCGACCGGCCCTCATCTTCACTACGAATTTCTGGTCAACGGCGTACACCGCAACCCGGCCACTATCGTCGACAAGTTGCCGCCACCCACTCGGGTTGGCAAGAGCGAAATGCCCGACTTTCTCGCCCAAATCAGCGGCCTGCAACTGCAGCTACGCACCTATGCGGCTCAGCGCAACTACGCTGCCGACAGCGGGCAGGGTTGA